The DNA sequence ATTGCGAGAAGAAGAAGCCTCATCAAGATGATCAAATGGGGGTGGCGAGGATCGAACTCGCCTAAGGCGAATTATGAGTTCGCTGCATTCACCAGATTGCTACACCCCCCTTCTAAAGGATTTTTACAAGGTTTTAGTGTGTTGTGAAGACCTTTAAAGGAATAATAATTACATGGATCGATATTGAAGCAACTCAATCCTTAAAGATGTCATTTTCAAAATGAATCCAATTGCACAATCTAAAGACTCTTCAAGAGAAAAGCTTTTAAGCCTGCTTGCCTCTAATGCTTATAGGCATGGCACATTCACCTTGTCTTCAGGTAAAAAGAGTAACCATTATGTAAATTGCAAGCCTGTAACACTTAGTGGATTTGGCCTCGTATTGTTAAGCGATTTATTCCTTCCTCATGTTGAAGAAGACTCTATCGCTGTTGCGGGCCTTACGTTAGGAGCAGATCCTTTGGTTAGCGGCTTAGCAATGGCTGCTGCTCAACAAGAAAGGACACTTAATGCCTTAATTGTGAGGAAAGAGCCTAAAGGACATGGGACTGAGGCTTGGATTGAAGGACCTCTTCCTCCAAAAGGATCTGTGATCACTGTTCTAGAGGATGTTGTAACTACTGGAGGCTCTTCTCTTAAAGCAGTTTCGCAAATTTCGAAAGCAGGTTATAAAGTTAATAGGATTCTTGCAATTGTTGATAGGCAAGAGGGTGCTGCTATGGAAATACAAAAATCAGGTTTGCTGCTTATCAGTCTTTTTAACCTTGATGAGCTTGTCCAGAGAGCCAAAGACATATCGAGTTGAATTTCCCAAACTCTTTTTTTTGGAAAGCAGCTCTACCTCGATTTCGATTAAATGGTCGAGGTAGTAGAAAGTTCTTGCAAGGGCAAACAACTGCTGAAATAATCCATCCCGAGGGAAATCATAAATATTTAAGAACTTGCTGGCTTTCGCCGACTGGGAGGCTTAAAGCATTATTAGAGGTTAGATTCATCGACCAAGATGCTGAGGTGGTTGTACTTGGAGGGAACAGTCAAAAATTATTAAATGGATTTGATCAAGTTATTTTCCCTTCGGATCAGGTTGAGATTCAATCTATAGGTTTTATTCAAAGAGTTCAGGAGCTCTCTTATAAAAAAACTTGGGGTGAATGTTATGTCGAATGGCTTTTGCCTTCTGAATCTACAAGTTCTGTTTTTGATGGATTTCAGCCTGCCAATAAAAATCAAATTGAAGAATGGAGAATTAGACAGGGTCTGCCTATTGGTCTTGGAGAATTAAACGAGAAAACTAACCCTTTCGAGCTAGGACTGTCTAATTTAATCAATCTAAATAAGGGGTGTTATTTAGGACAAGAAACTATGGCAAAATTAAAAAATAATTCATTATTAAAACAACAATTGCGTTTTTGGGAGATTAATAAAGAAATGACTTCTGATGATACTTTGGTTGGGAATTACCTAGAAATAGGCGGGGATAAAGCAGGCTACATTACTTCATCTATGCAAATAGAAGATGGTAAGACTATTGGACTTGCTTTGATAAGAAGAAAGTACATCTCTGAGAAGTTATTATTTATTGCAGACACGTCTATTTCATTAGAAGTAACTTCACCGATAGGATTTGTAGATTTCTTAATATAGGCTATTTATGTTCTCTATCATTATTTAAAAGCCATTGTGCTATAACCCAGGTTGCTATGCAGTCATCCTGATTGTATCTGAGGAGTTTTTTAAGGTTAGCCTTGTGCACTATTGAATTGTTTTGTGTTGAACGCCATTGTCTCCACCATAGTAAAGCTTGAGCTCCATCCACATTCTTTTGGTCCCATTTAAAACCTAACCATTGAGCAACACCTTTGAGGCCATAGCTATTAACTGGTAATAGCCAATGTTTTCTTACTCTTTCGTGAACATCTACAAATCTATTTTGAATAGAATTTAATTCTAAATCTGGCATCCCATGACGCTTTGCCATCTTTTGAAAAGACAAGTATTCTGTCTCTCCATAATGAAGAATGGGCCAGGAATTAAAATTATTAAATTGTTTATAAATTTCAAATAAAGTATCTTTTTCATCCTTATTAGAGATAGTAAGTATATTATTATAATTAAAATTATCTACATCCCAATTCCTGATTCCTGTTTTCCTAATAGAAATAAAACCATGAAGAAAATCATGGTTAGCATCTGGATCAGATTCTATATCATAAATAATAACACCAGGCACATTGCTTAGTTCAGGTAAGACAGGGTTTGTATTTATCCTCTTAGGTATTGAGCTTAGCTGTACTTTAGCTTGATTAATTAATTGATGGGAAAGCATGTCATTTTTGCCCCCAAAAGTGTCTAGCTTATCGCTTAGAAAAATTGACTTTGCTTTTGCTAA is a window from the Prochlorococcus marinus str. MIT 9211 genome containing:
- the pyrE gene encoding orotate phosphoribosyltransferase → MNPIAQSKDSSREKLLSLLASNAYRHGTFTLSSGKKSNHYVNCKPVTLSGFGLVLLSDLFLPHVEEDSIAVAGLTLGADPLVSGLAMAAAQQERTLNALIVRKEPKGHGTEAWIEGPLPPKGSVITVLEDVVTTGGSSLKAVSQISKAGYKVNRILAIVDRQEGAAMEIQKSGLLLISLFNLDELVQRAKDISS
- a CDS encoding folate-binding protein YgfZ, coding for MNFPNSFFWKAALPRFRLNGRGSRKFLQGQTTAEIIHPEGNHKYLRTCWLSPTGRLKALLEVRFIDQDAEVVVLGGNSQKLLNGFDQVIFPSDQVEIQSIGFIQRVQELSYKKTWGECYVEWLLPSESTSSVFDGFQPANKNQIEEWRIRQGLPIGLGELNEKTNPFELGLSNLINLNKGCYLGQETMAKLKNNSLLKQQLRFWEINKEMTSDDTLVGNYLEIGGDKAGYITSSMQIEDGKTIGLALIRRKYISEKLLFIADTSISLEVTSPIGFVDFLI
- a CDS encoding TM0106 family RecB-like putative nuclease, with protein sequence MSIPPIESKIITDRLLSSWIRCKRKAWLDVYENKERKIWLAHRSLQLDHQYKSLKAFSCTKPGYGIKGCLKGEENVVGIRLKTSNFFNHHIEAHPLILHKTKGNSCFGNFKYQPVIVRQGRRITRNHRLSLALWGHLLEQFQQSSIDEGLAISLTKNGLEIDKVFLSKKLHQQLLNSINKLIIDLDKKDPPSLTSDRKKCVLCPWNKVCNKKALEEGHLSEINGIGSKRQEILQSIGINNITELAKAKSIFLSDKLDTFGGKNDMLSHQLINQAKVQLSSIPKRINTNPVLPELSNVPGVIIYDIESDPDANHDFLHGFISIRKTGIRNWDVDNFNYNNILTISNKDEKDTLFEIYKQFNNFNSWPILHYGETEYLSFQKMAKRHGMPDLELNSIQNRFVDVHERVRKHWLLPVNSYGLKGVAQWLGFKWDQKNVDGAQALLWWRQWRSTQNNSIVHKANLKKLLRYNQDDCIATWVIAQWLLNNDREHK